A portion of the Streptomyces sp. NBC_00376 genome contains these proteins:
- a CDS encoding FAD-binding and (Fe-S)-binding domain-containing protein yields the protein MAAHQNPTERAELAQALRTAVRGEADFGTTARALTTMDASNYRRVPLGVVSPRDADDVAAALAVCRAYGVPVVPRGGGTSIAGQATGTGVVLDLTRHLRRIVELDPASRTAVVQPGVILDDLRAAAAPHGLTFGPDPSTHSRCTLGGMIGNNSCGAHSVAWGTTADNTHALTVTRYGGDTLRLDRGTLPEALPGLPELIRTHLAPLRTGFPELPRRISGYALDALLPERGTDPVRAFCGSEGTLGVVTEATVRLVEAPAARALAVLGYADEAAAAEAAPGLLPHHPLTVEGMAADLVREPAGLPRGGAWLFVETGGATPAEARAHAERVLRAADALDGTVVTDPAGQRALWRIREDAAGTATRMPDGTEAWPGWEDCAVPPARLGPYLRDFRALLAEHGLRGTPYGHFGDGCIHVRIDFDLLSPPGVARFRRFSEELADLVVAHGGSLSGEHGDGQARAELLPRMYGDELVALFSRFKDIWDPDGGMNPGILARPARLDENLRFEVLPRRPVDVAFGYPHDGGDFSAAVRRCVGVAKCRTARPAGTGVMCPSFRATGEEAHSTRGRARLLHEMLAGEAGEAGEAGEAGEAGGVITDGWRSTEVRDALDLCLSCKGCRSDCPVGVDMATYKAEFLHHHYRRRLRPAAHYSMGRLPLWLRLAAPFAPVLNTLARMRPLAALVKRLAGIAPQRTIPVLARQTFTRWLGRHRGKGTVIPSDDHVVTVWPDTFTNHFSPEVGRAAVRVLESAGRRTLLPGRGVCCGLTYVSTGQLDKARKVMRRTLDRLGSTLGAPLVVLEPSCAATLRTDLPELLPDDLRAAELAASVRTLAQYLEEYAPDWQPPRLNRPVTGQTHCHQHAVLGDAAERRLRERAGLAGELSGGCCGLAGNFGFERGHWDVSAACAEESLLPSVRASEPGTAFLADGFSCRTQLEQLGGVRARHLAELLAEGLDEDLMEGAGEGSGPVAE from the coding sequence ATGGCCGCACATCAGAATCCGACGGAACGCGCCGAACTCGCACAGGCCCTGCGCACCGCGGTCCGCGGCGAGGCCGACTTCGGCACCACCGCCCGCGCGTTGACGACGATGGACGCCTCCAACTACCGCCGCGTACCGCTCGGCGTCGTCTCCCCGCGCGACGCCGACGACGTGGCCGCCGCCCTCGCGGTCTGCCGCGCGTACGGGGTGCCCGTGGTGCCGCGCGGCGGCGGCACCTCCATCGCCGGGCAGGCCACCGGCACCGGCGTCGTACTCGATCTCACCCGTCACCTGCGCCGGATCGTCGAACTGGACCCCGCATCCCGCACCGCCGTCGTCCAGCCGGGCGTGATCCTGGACGACCTGCGCGCCGCCGCCGCCCCGCACGGCCTCACCTTCGGCCCCGACCCGTCCACCCACAGCCGCTGCACGCTGGGCGGCATGATCGGCAACAACTCCTGCGGCGCGCACTCGGTCGCCTGGGGCACCACCGCCGACAACACGCACGCCCTGACCGTGACCCGCTACGGCGGCGACACCCTGCGCCTGGACCGGGGAACGCTCCCCGAGGCCCTGCCCGGCCTCCCCGAACTCATCCGCACCCACCTCGCCCCGCTCCGCACCGGCTTCCCCGAACTCCCGCGCCGCATCTCCGGATACGCCCTGGACGCCCTCCTGCCCGAGCGCGGCACCGACCCCGTCCGCGCCTTCTGCGGCAGCGAGGGAACGCTCGGCGTGGTGACGGAGGCGACCGTACGACTGGTCGAGGCGCCGGCCGCCCGCGCCCTCGCGGTCCTCGGCTACGCCGACGAGGCGGCAGCCGCCGAAGCCGCCCCCGGCCTGCTCCCGCACCACCCGCTCACCGTCGAGGGCATGGCCGCCGACCTCGTACGGGAACCGGCCGGGCTGCCACGCGGCGGAGCCTGGCTCTTCGTCGAGACGGGCGGCGCCACCCCGGCCGAGGCGCGGGCGCACGCCGAGCGCGTCCTGCGGGCGGCCGACGCCCTGGACGGCACCGTCGTCACCGACCCCGCCGGGCAACGGGCCCTGTGGCGCATCCGCGAGGACGCCGCGGGCACCGCGACCCGGATGCCGGACGGCACCGAGGCCTGGCCCGGCTGGGAGGACTGCGCCGTACCGCCCGCCCGCCTCGGCCCGTACCTCCGCGACTTCCGCGCCCTGCTCGCCGAGCACGGACTGCGCGGCACCCCGTACGGCCACTTCGGCGACGGCTGCATCCACGTCCGGATCGACTTCGACCTGCTGAGCCCGCCGGGCGTCGCCCGCTTCCGCCGCTTCTCCGAGGAGCTCGCGGACCTGGTCGTCGCGCACGGCGGCTCACTGAGCGGCGAACACGGCGACGGCCAGGCCCGCGCCGAACTGCTCCCGCGCATGTACGGCGACGAACTGGTGGCCCTCTTCTCCCGCTTCAAGGACATCTGGGACCCGGACGGCGGCATGAACCCCGGCATCCTCGCCCGCCCCGCCCGGCTCGACGAGAACCTCCGGTTCGAAGTGCTGCCGAGGCGCCCGGTGGACGTCGCGTTCGGCTACCCGCACGACGGCGGCGACTTCTCGGCGGCGGTACGCCGCTGCGTGGGCGTCGCCAAATGCCGTACGGCCCGGCCTGCGGGCACCGGCGTGATGTGCCCGTCGTTCCGGGCGACCGGAGAGGAGGCCCACTCCACCCGGGGCCGGGCCCGGCTGCTGCACGAGATGCTCGCGGGCGAGGCGGGCGAGGCGGGCGAGGCGGGCGAGGCGGGCGAGGCGGGCGGCGTGATCACGGACGGCTGGCGCTCGACGGAGGTACGGGACGCCCTCGATCTCTGCCTGTCCTGCAAGGGCTGCCGCAGCGACTGCCCGGTGGGCGTCGACATGGCCACGTACAAGGCCGAGTTCCTCCACCACCACTACCGGCGGCGACTGCGCCCGGCCGCGCACTACTCGATGGGCCGGCTGCCGCTGTGGCTGCGCCTGGCCGCCCCGTTCGCCCCCGTCCTCAACACCCTCGCCCGGATGCGCCCGCTCGCCGCCCTGGTCAAGCGGCTGGCGGGGATCGCCCCGCAGCGCACGATCCCGGTCCTGGCGCGGCAGACGTTCACCCGGTGGCTCGGAAGGCACCGGGGCAAGGGGACGGTGATCCCCTCCGACGACCACGTGGTCACCGTCTGGCCCGACACCTTCACCAACCACTTCTCGCCCGAGGTGGGCCGGGCGGCGGTCCGGGTCCTGGAGTCGGCGGGCCGCCGGACGCTGCTGCCCGGCCGAGGGGTCTGCTGCGGCCTCACCTACGTATCCACAGGTCAGCTGGACAAGGCCCGCAAGGTCATGCGCCGCACCCTGGACCGGCTGGGCAGTACGCTCGGCGCCCCCCTGGTCGTCCTCGAACCGAGCTGCGCCGCCACCCTCCGCACCGACCTGCCCGAACTCCTCCCCGACGACCTGAGGGCCGCCGAACTGGCCGCATCGGTAAGAACACTGGCCCAGTACCTGGAGGAGTACGCCCCCGACTGGCAGCCACCCCGCCTGAACCGCCCGGTCACCGGCCAGACCCACTGCCACCAGCACGCGGTCCTGGGCGACGCGGCGGAACGCCGACTGCGCGAACGGGCGGGACTGGCCGGCGAGTTGAGCGGCGGCTGCTGTGGCCTGGCCGGAAACTTCGGCTTCGAACGCGGCCACTGGGACGTGTCGGCGGCCTGCGCGGAGGAGAGCCTGCTGCCCTCGGTACGGGCATCGGAACCGGGAACGGCCTTCCTGGCGGACGGCTTCTCCTGCCGGACCCAGCTGGAACAACTGGGCGGCGTACGGGCACGGCACCTGGCGGAACTTCTGGCGGAGGGCCTGGACGAGGACCTGATGGAGGGAGCCGGGGAGGGGAGCGGGCCGGTGGCCGAGTGA
- a CDS encoding sensor histidine kinase has product MSPSSRPTAVALLISLAVTGSLCLWAVVAAPDSVRTELAWGAGAAAVLLSAAVAVAVQARANAGRLRARLASETQRFTGEISRLVSASAAEGQRFTAETARIKSAAAAETARLRSAAEAETARITAQAAAESERLTAANQRLTARATHSETERSAAVAACANAAGRMQALATSMLADLREMEHRHAAEDVLGDLLHLDHRTAQAGRLADSIAVLTGARSGRRWAKPIVMESILRGAMGRISGYQRVRLHSTSDVAVAGHAAEGVMHALAELLDNAANFSPPTAEVHVYVEEVPAGIVLTVEDSGLVMSDVQLRRAERAVSATEQDLTGLSGTRLGLAVVGRLARKHGLTVSFRPSARGGTGALMMLPQELLTRTPVPAPAAEPATRPVPEPEPSHGTASVVATTTTATAAADARDPQHARHTPAPTEPATPAPVDPAQADPSSETTGNLPRFGESGLPKRPRGRTLAAAEARANAHTDGAASSRPRTSDPKEQAARFSSFRQAVRANSPLPEEGNTR; this is encoded by the coding sequence TTGAGCCCCTCATCCCGGCCGACCGCAGTGGCCCTGCTGATATCGCTGGCCGTCACCGGATCCCTGTGTCTGTGGGCGGTCGTCGCCGCCCCCGACTCGGTACGGACCGAGCTGGCCTGGGGGGCGGGTGCAGCCGCCGTGCTGCTGTCGGCCGCCGTGGCCGTCGCCGTACAGGCCCGCGCCAACGCCGGCCGCCTGCGCGCCCGGCTCGCCTCGGAGACCCAGCGGTTCACCGGTGAGATCAGCCGCCTCGTCTCCGCCTCGGCGGCCGAGGGCCAGCGGTTCACCGCCGAGACCGCCCGGATCAAGTCCGCCGCGGCGGCCGAGACGGCGCGGCTCAGGTCCGCGGCCGAGGCCGAGACCGCCCGGATCACCGCGCAGGCCGCCGCCGAGAGCGAGCGGCTCACCGCCGCGAACCAGCGGCTCACCGCCCGTGCGACCCACAGCGAGACCGAGCGCTCCGCCGCGGTCGCCGCCTGCGCCAACGCCGCGGGCCGGATGCAGGCCCTGGCCACCAGCATGCTCGCCGACCTGCGCGAGATGGAACACCGGCACGCCGCCGAGGACGTGCTCGGCGATCTTCTCCACCTCGACCACCGCACCGCCCAGGCGGGCCGGCTCGCCGACTCCATCGCCGTGCTGACCGGCGCCCGCTCCGGGCGGCGCTGGGCAAAGCCGATCGTGATGGAGTCGATCCTGCGCGGCGCGATGGGCCGGATCAGCGGCTACCAGCGGGTGCGGCTCCACTCGACCAGCGATGTCGCGGTCGCCGGGCACGCCGCCGAGGGCGTCATGCACGCGCTCGCCGAACTCCTCGACAACGCCGCCAACTTCTCGCCGCCCACGGCCGAGGTCCATGTGTACGTCGAGGAGGTGCCGGCCGGCATCGTCCTGACCGTCGAGGACAGCGGCCTGGTCATGAGCGATGTGCAACTGCGCCGCGCCGAGCGTGCGGTGTCGGCCACCGAACAGGACCTGACGGGGCTGTCCGGCACCCGGCTCGGCCTCGCCGTCGTCGGCCGGCTGGCCCGCAAGCACGGTCTGACCGTCTCGTTCCGGCCCTCCGCGCGCGGCGGCACGGGCGCCCTGATGATGCTCCCGCAGGAGCTCCTCACCCGAACCCCCGTCCCCGCTCCGGCCGCGGAACCGGCGACCCGGCCGGTACCCGAACCGGAGCCCTCGCACGGCACCGCGTCGGTGGTCGCGACAACCACGACGGCGACCGCCGCGGCCGACGCCCGGGACCCGCAGCACGCCCGGCACACCCCGGCCCCCACCGAACCGGCCACCCCCGCCCCGGTGGACCCCGCCCAGGCCGACCCCTCCTCCGAGACCACCGGCAACCTCCCCCGGTTCGGCGAGAGCGGACTGCCCAAGCGCCCCCGCGGCCGTACCCTCGCCGCCGCCGAGGCCCGCGCGAACGCCCACACCGACGGCGCCGCGTCCTCCCGGCCCCGCACCTCCGACCCCAAGGAACAAGCAGCCCGCTTCAGCAGCTTCCGCCAGGCTGTTCGGGCCAACTCCCCGCTCCCGGAAGAAGGCAACACCCGATGA